A single region of the Magnetococcales bacterium genome encodes:
- a CDS encoding DEAD/DEAH box helicase gives MQFTDLAIPESVMAGIHACGFTECTPIQAQTLPLTLAGRDVAGQAQTGTGKTAAFLIAAFCRLLREGGGAVKEDPGGPSRPRALIIAPTRELAFQIENDALRLGAHLDLKIAAVYGGVDYEKQRLTLEEGRVDLLIGTPGRLIDYFKQKVYRVSDVEVLVIDEADRMFDMGFIEDLRFLLRRLPPYDRRLSMLFSATLSYRAQELSYEYMDSPEVISTTVDNRAVSQVTQRLYHVEGRRKISLLVGLLRRDLAVGDADVPAGRAMVFVNTKRMGERLKEWLRGNGIHAGYLSGDVPQTKRLHTLQRFQEGLVPVLIATDVAGRGLHIEGVTHVVNFDLPDNPEDYVHRIGRTARAGATGDAISLVDEDGAYNLEAILAYLGMDLSPEWPENELFVSLTRPPPVAEGSGDAPSRFRSGGGGGRSGSGGGGRSAPPRRRSAASTATPAPVVETVSAPVAAEAAPAGASAPRRRRRRKPASGSSAPATGE, from the coding sequence ATGCAGTTCACCGATCTTGCCATTCCCGAATCCGTGATGGCCGGGATCCACGCTTGTGGATTCACGGAATGCACACCCATCCAGGCCCAGACCCTGCCCCTGACCCTCGCGGGACGGGATGTGGCGGGTCAGGCCCAGACCGGAACCGGCAAAACCGCCGCGTTTCTCATCGCGGCGTTTTGCCGGCTGTTGCGTGAGGGAGGAGGGGCGGTCAAAGAGGATCCGGGGGGGCCGAGCCGCCCCCGCGCCCTGATCATCGCCCCCACCCGGGAACTCGCCTTTCAGATCGAAAACGATGCCTTGCGGCTCGGCGCCCATCTGGATCTCAAAATCGCCGCGGTCTACGGCGGCGTGGACTACGAAAAGCAGCGTCTCACCCTGGAAGAAGGACGGGTGGATCTGCTCATCGGCACACCGGGTCGGCTGATCGATTATTTCAAGCAGAAAGTCTATCGGGTCTCCGACGTGGAGGTGCTGGTCATCGACGAGGCGGACCGCATGTTCGACATGGGGTTCATCGAGGATCTGCGCTTTTTGCTGCGTCGTCTGCCTCCGTATGATCGACGGCTCTCCATGCTGTTTTCCGCCACCCTTTCCTATCGGGCCCAGGAACTCTCCTACGAGTACATGGACTCCCCGGAGGTGATCTCCACCACCGTGGACAATCGGGCGGTTTCCCAGGTGACCCAGCGGCTTTATCATGTCGAGGGACGACGCAAGATCAGTCTGCTGGTGGGGCTGTTGCGGCGGGATCTGGCCGTGGGAGACGCGGACGTTCCGGCGGGTCGGGCCATGGTGTTCGTCAATACCAAGCGCATGGGGGAGCGGCTCAAGGAGTGGTTGCGGGGCAATGGCATTCATGCGGGATATCTCTCCGGCGACGTGCCCCAGACCAAGCGTTTGCATACCTTGCAGCGTTTCCAGGAGGGCTTGGTGCCGGTGCTGATCGCCACCGATGTGGCGGGTCGGGGATTGCACATCGAAGGGGTGACCCATGTGGTCAATTTCGATCTGCCGGACAATCCCGAAGATTATGTCCATCGCATCGGGCGTACCGCCCGGGCGGGGGCTACCGGGGATGCCATCTCCTTGGTGGATGAGGATGGGGCCTACAATCTGGAGGCCATTCTGGCGTATCTGGGCATGGACCTGTCTCCCGAATGGCCGGAAAATGAGCTGTTCGTATCGTTGACCCGGCCTCCCCCTGTGGCGGAAGGGAGCGGAGATGCCCCTTCCCGTTTCCGGAGCGGGGGAGGGGGTGGGCGCAGCGGAAGTGGTGGTGGTGGCCGTTCTGCCCCCCCGCGGCGGCGCAGCGCGGCTTCGACCGCAACTCCGGCTCCGGTGGTGGAGACGGTTTCCGCTCCCGTGGCGGCAGAGGCGGCCCCGGCGGGTGCGTCGGCCCCCCGCAGACGGCGCCGCAGAAAACCTGCTTCCGGGTCTTCGGCTCCGGCGACCGGAGAGTGA
- a CDS encoding response regulator — translation MEKILLVESSKSFSALLRHRIESELHFQVFWASTMAAAKEIVHREGTEFFLGILGLYLADAPNGEIVDYILSLNIPSVVFTGEIKDDVRETVVSKRVLDYFIKDNASSIDAVLYFIDRLRKNATVKAMVVDDSKSSRFHIRQFLKRCNFDVLEAADGPSALEQLQTHTDVRLIIVDYEMPGMNGFQLIKRIRPRFSRDRTAIIGLSSHGTGDLAAQFLKAGANDFLAKPFRDEELFCRVSQNIEIIEKNVHFENLVAERTNRLVQAHEQLKSREKRLGSILSSALDAIITSDAQGRVTGFNPAAEKLFGYTREQAIGRTVSELIIPPEGRDNHVAAIHRLQDAKNENGVLSRRIEAPAMRADGAIIDMEMALTSDVLDGEPIFTAFLHDITDRKQLLKSLEETLQVAESSNRAKSEFLANMSHEIRSPMNAIIGMTDLVLGTELTEVQRDNLVIVQNASQSLLDLINSILDLSKIEAGKFRLENIPFDVHGRIGAACETMAIRAHQKRVDFYCQIAPDLPETLVGDPLRLAQVLINLISNAIKFTEKGDVILRVERLPCPQEEGESVVLGFSVSDSGIGIPADRLEQIFDRFTQVDGSTTRKYGGTGLGLTICRSITHMMGGDIRVESVLGEGSVFHFTARFAVGSRAPAGQEAVMEARGGAAPEAPMAGLRVAAAYGNPTGRTILDTLLRHGGAVAQVVEDLTTLQPLLRQAHEAGQPFDLLIIDYHLLQAMEIPLPELARREGWKNRPVLTSPPAKRMEGTAMAEEFFDAVQLAEPVLRFPLLRAVNRALGRVAASAPLRRSGGRRHVALRILVVDDLVNNQKLALNILEQAGHEVTLANHGREAWTILQSRRFDAVLMDLQMPELDGYEATQKIRQSDPDLFPNTKIPIIACTAHALETDRQRCLDAGMNGFLRKPYRAEELLEALDPFIRKLAPPVEKQAAPVGNAAVLKAVEGDPAEVEKQRRSFLELYPEQSQRLRKALGADDFLQAQDGVEWFKLFSDRIGAYRVKWQAMRLRGQVELKNRAQALTQMDALEEDCRKIREALDGPVAG, via the coding sequence GTGGAAAAGATCCTGTTGGTGGAGAGTTCCAAAAGTTTCTCTGCGCTGCTGCGACACCGCATCGAGTCGGAGCTGCATTTCCAGGTGTTCTGGGCCTCCACCATGGCCGCGGCCAAGGAGATCGTCCACCGGGAAGGCACCGAATTTTTTCTCGGCATCCTCGGACTCTATCTGGCGGACGCCCCCAACGGGGAAATCGTCGATTACATCCTGTCTTTGAACATCCCCTCGGTGGTGTTCACCGGCGAAATCAAGGACGACGTGCGGGAAACCGTGGTCTCCAAGCGGGTGCTCGACTATTTCATCAAAGACAACGCCAGCAGCATCGACGCGGTACTGTATTTCATCGACCGTCTGCGCAAGAACGCCACCGTGAAAGCCATGGTGGTCGATGACTCCAAAAGCTCCCGCTTTCACATCCGCCAGTTCCTGAAACGCTGCAACTTCGACGTGCTGGAGGCCGCGGATGGCCCTTCGGCCCTGGAACAGCTCCAGACCCATACCGATGTGCGCCTGATCATCGTGGATTACGAAATGCCGGGCATGAACGGCTTTCAACTGATCAAACGCATCCGGCCACGTTTTTCCCGGGATCGCACCGCCATCATCGGTCTTTCGTCCCACGGGACCGGGGATCTGGCCGCCCAGTTTCTCAAGGCCGGCGCCAACGACTTTCTGGCCAAACCCTTCCGGGATGAAGAGCTGTTTTGTCGCGTCTCCCAGAATATCGAAATCATCGAAAAAAACGTCCACTTTGAAAATCTGGTGGCCGAACGGACCAATCGTCTGGTGCAGGCCCACGAACAACTCAAAAGCCGGGAAAAACGGCTCGGCTCGATTCTGTCCTCCGCCCTGGACGCCATCATCACCTCGGATGCCCAGGGACGGGTGACGGGCTTCAATCCCGCCGCCGAAAAGCTGTTCGGCTACACCCGCGAACAGGCCATCGGTCGCACCGTGTCGGAATTGATCATCCCTCCGGAAGGCCGGGACAACCATGTGGCGGCCATCCACCGGCTGCAAGACGCCAAAAACGAAAACGGCGTACTCAGTCGGCGCATCGAGGCTCCGGCCATGCGGGCGGATGGGGCCATCATCGATATGGAAATGGCCCTCACCTCGGATGTGCTGGATGGGGAACCGATTTTCACCGCGTTTCTCCACGACATCACCGATCGCAAACAACTGCTCAAATCCCTGGAAGAGACGCTCCAGGTGGCGGAATCCTCCAACCGGGCCAAAAGCGAATTCCTGGCCAACATGAGCCATGAAATCCGCAGCCCGATGAATGCCATCATCGGCATGACCGATCTGGTGCTGGGCACGGAGTTGACCGAAGTGCAACGGGACAATCTGGTGATTGTCCAGAACGCCTCCCAAAGCCTGCTGGACCTGATCAACTCCATTCTGGATCTTTCCAAGATCGAGGCGGGCAAGTTCCGGCTGGAAAACATCCCCTTCGACGTGCATGGCCGCATCGGCGCGGCCTGCGAAACCATGGCGATCCGCGCCCATCAAAAACGGGTGGATTTCTATTGCCAGATCGCTCCGGATCTGCCGGAAACCCTGGTGGGGGATCCGTTGCGGTTGGCCCAGGTGTTGATCAATCTCATCAGCAACGCCATCAAGTTCACGGAAAAAGGGGATGTGATCCTGCGGGTGGAACGGCTGCCCTGTCCGCAGGAAGAGGGAGAGAGTGTCGTGCTGGGATTTTCGGTGTCGGACAGCGGCATCGGCATTCCGGCGGACCGTCTGGAACAGATTTTCGACCGTTTCACCCAGGTGGATGGCTCCACCACCCGCAAATACGGGGGCACGGGACTGGGCTTGACCATCTGCCGCAGCATCACCCACATGATGGGAGGCGACATCCGGGTGGAAAGCGTGCTGGGGGAGGGGAGCGTTTTTCATTTCACGGCCCGTTTCGCGGTGGGGAGTCGCGCCCCGGCGGGACAGGAGGCGGTGATGGAGGCCCGAGGCGGCGCGGCCCCCGAAGCCCCCATGGCCGGATTGCGGGTGGCGGCGGCCTATGGCAATCCCACGGGACGCACCATCTTGGACACTCTGCTGCGTCACGGGGGGGCGGTGGCCCAGGTGGTGGAGGATTTGACCACCCTGCAACCGCTTTTGCGGCAGGCCCACGAGGCGGGTCAACCCTTCGATCTGCTGATCATCGATTATCACCTGTTGCAGGCCATGGAAATCCCCTTGCCCGAGCTGGCCCGGCGGGAAGGGTGGAAGAATCGCCCGGTGCTCACCTCTCCTCCCGCCAAACGGATGGAAGGAACCGCCATGGCCGAGGAGTTCTTCGACGCGGTGCAGTTGGCCGAACCGGTGTTGCGTTTTCCGTTGCTGCGGGCGGTCAACCGCGCCTTGGGACGGGTGGCGGCTTCGGCCCCCTTGCGGCGCAGCGGAGGCCGGCGTCATGTGGCCTTGCGCATCCTGGTGGTGGATGACCTGGTGAACAATCAAAAACTGGCCCTCAACATTCTGGAACAGGCCGGTCACGAGGTGACCCTGGCCAACCATGGCCGGGAAGCCTGGACCATCCTGCAATCCAGACGCTTCGACGCGGTGTTGATGGATCTGCAAATGCCGGAACTGGATGGCTACGAAGCCACCCAGAAGATCCGCCAGTCCGATCCGGATCTGTTTCCCAACACCAAGATTCCCATCATCGCCTGTACGGCCCATGCCCTGGAAACGGATCGGCAGCGGTGTCTGGATGCGGGCATGAACGGCTTTTTGCGCAAGCCCTACCGGGCCGAGGAGTTGCTGGAGGCTTTGGATCCGTTCATCCGCAAGCTTGCGCCACCGGTGGAAAAACAGGCCGCCCCGGTCGGGAACGCCGCTGTGCTCAAGGCGGTGGAGGGGGATCCGGCGGAGGTGGAAAAGCAGCGTCGTTCCTTTCTGGAACTGTACCCGGAGCAGTCGCAACGGCTGCGCAAGGCGTTGGGGGCGGATGATTTTCTTCAGGCCCAGGACGGCGTGGAGTGGTTCAAACTGTTTTCGGACCGGATCGGCGCCTATCGGGTGAAATGGCAGGCCATGCGCCTGCGGGGTCAGGTGGAGTTGAAAAACCGTGCCCAGGCCCTCACCCAGATGGATGCCCTGGAAGAGGATTGTCGCAAGATCCGGGAGGCGTTGGATGGGCCGGTTGCGGGTTGA
- a CDS encoding integration host factor subunit alpha, with product MDMATTTKADLVEAVYERIGLSRPKSTAIVEQVFEMITQRLEQAETVKLSGFGVFSVRGKRARPGRNPKTGEPIEITSRKVVTYRASPLVLASQGGDEEDDEA from the coding sequence ATGGATATGGCGACTACCACCAAAGCGGATCTGGTTGAAGCGGTTTATGAGCGTATCGGGCTTTCCCGGCCCAAGTCAACCGCCATCGTGGAGCAGGTGTTCGAGATGATCACCCAACGGCTTGAACAGGCGGAAACCGTGAAACTATCCGGATTCGGGGTTTTTTCGGTGCGGGGCAAACGGGCCCGTCCGGGACGCAATCCCAAAACCGGTGAACCCATCGAAATCACCAGTCGCAAGGTGGTGACCTATCGGGCCAGTCCTTTGGTGCTGGCTTCCCAGGGCGGTGACGAGGAAGACGACGAGGCTTGA
- the smpB gene encoding SsrA-binding protein SmpB, with amino-acid sequence MGIKPITENRKGRFNYEILESFEAGVVLTGTEVKSMRAGKINLNDSFAVIQRMELTWLNANIAVYTHGNLNNHDPLRTRKLLVHRYEIRRLIGVTKEKGLTLVPLKAYWKDGRVKLEIGVGRGKKLYDKRQTVREREWSREKGRILKGD; translated from the coding sequence ATGGGCATCAAACCGATCACCGAAAACCGCAAAGGGCGGTTCAACTACGAAATCCTGGAAAGCTTCGAGGCCGGGGTGGTCCTGACCGGCACCGAAGTCAAATCCATGCGGGCCGGCAAGATCAATCTCAACGACTCCTTCGCGGTGATCCAGCGCATGGAGTTGACTTGGCTGAACGCCAACATCGCGGTCTACACCCACGGCAATCTCAACAATCACGATCCGCTGCGCACCCGCAAGCTGCTGGTGCATCGGTATGAGATCAGACGGCTCATCGGCGTCACCAAGGAAAAAGGATTGACCCTGGTGCCCCTGAAAGCCTATTGGAAGGATGGACGGGTGAAGCTGGAAATCGGTGTGGGTCGCGGCAAAAAGCTCTACGACAAACGACAGACCGTCCGGGAACGGGAGTGGTCCCGGGAAAAAGGACGGATTCTCAAGGGGGATTGA
- a CDS encoding 4-hydroxy-tetrahydrodipicolinate synthase, with protein sequence MSTLFEGVFTALITPFRNHQVDGEALRHLVEFQIANGVSGIVPCGTTGESATLSHEEHKEVIRQCVMAAAGRVKIIAGAGSNSTAETIELTRFAQQVGADAALLITPYYNKPGQEGLYQHYRAVAENVKIPLVLYNVPGRTGVDLLPATVARLANIDTIVGLKEATANLERASTIHKMCGNAITLLSGDDATFLPFLAVGGKGVISVSSNVAPAQMVELYRAWQKGDTAKALKLHEILLDLNQQLFCETNPIPVKAAASMLGLCQPEIRLPLTWLAEPNQAMLRTTLNRLGLLPDS encoded by the coding sequence ATGTCCACCCTTTTTGAAGGTGTCTTCACGGCCCTGATCACCCCGTTTCGCAACCACCAGGTCGATGGCGAGGCCCTGCGACACCTGGTGGAGTTCCAGATCGCCAATGGCGTCAGCGGCATCGTTCCCTGCGGTACCACCGGCGAATCCGCCACCTTGAGCCACGAAGAGCACAAGGAGGTGATTCGCCAATGTGTGATGGCGGCGGCGGGACGGGTCAAGATCATCGCCGGGGCCGGTTCCAACTCCACCGCCGAAACCATCGAACTCACCCGCTTCGCCCAGCAGGTGGGAGCCGACGCCGCCCTGCTCATCACCCCGTACTACAACAAACCGGGGCAGGAAGGTCTGTATCAGCACTACCGCGCCGTGGCGGAAAACGTCAAGATTCCTCTGGTGCTGTACAATGTGCCGGGGCGGACCGGGGTGGATCTGCTCCCCGCCACCGTGGCGCGACTGGCCAACATCGATACCATCGTGGGTCTCAAGGAAGCCACCGCCAATCTGGAGCGGGCCTCCACCATCCACAAAATGTGCGGCAACGCCATTACCCTGCTGTCCGGTGACGACGCCACCTTTTTGCCCTTCCTGGCGGTGGGAGGCAAAGGGGTAATCTCGGTCTCTTCCAACGTCGCCCCGGCCCAAATGGTGGAACTGTACCGCGCCTGGCAGAAAGGGGATACCGCCAAAGCCCTGAAGCTCCACGAAATCCTCCTCGACCTCAATCAACAACTGTTTTGCGAAACCAATCCGATTCCGGTCAAAGCGGCCGCATCCATGCTCGGACTCTGCCAGCCGGAAATCCGTCTGCCTTTGACTTGGCTGGCCGAACCCAATCAGGCGATGCTGCGCACCACCCTGAACCGGCTGGGATTGCTCCCGGACTCATAA
- the folK gene encoding 2-amino-4-hydroxy-6-hydroxymethyldihydropteridine diphosphokinase produces MNTPILIAFGANIDPERNLALGVARLHAICGVSAISTVYRTKAVAGSDAPPDLHLPDFLNGALRIQGDWHPATLRARLKSIEQELGRQPRQPGWAPRPLDLDIALMGSLQLHTPELTIPDPDIPERAFLTLPLAELAPNLIHPTLRLSLRTLAQRFPPDPEAFHPDPAATARLRAIIPL; encoded by the coding sequence GTGAACACGCCGATTCTCATCGCCTTCGGCGCCAACATCGATCCGGAGCGCAATCTGGCTCTGGGCGTGGCCCGATTGCACGCGATCTGCGGCGTGAGCGCCATCTCCACCGTCTATCGCACCAAGGCCGTGGCGGGATCCGACGCCCCTCCCGACCTCCACCTGCCGGATTTTCTCAACGGCGCCCTTCGGATCCAGGGGGATTGGCATCCGGCCACCCTCCGGGCACGGCTGAAATCCATCGAACAAGAACTGGGACGCCAACCCCGTCAGCCCGGCTGGGCGCCCCGTCCCCTGGATCTGGATATCGCCCTGATGGGATCCCTTCAGCTTCACACCCCGGAATTGACCATCCCGGATCCGGACATTCCCGAACGGGCTTTTCTGACCCTTCCCCTGGCGGAACTGGCGCCGAACCTGATCCATCCCACCTTGCGTCTGAGCCTGCGCACCCTCGCACAACGGTTCCCTCCAGACCCGGAGGCCTTCCACCCCGATCCAGCCGCCACCGCACGCCTCCGGGCCATTATCCCCTTGTGA
- the folB gene encoding dihydroneopterin aldolase has translation MDSDQILIRDLQVSCIIGIQEWERHTRQEVLINLELDTDTTQAGQSDRIDDTVNYKTLTKQIIAHTEHSACFLVEALAEQISRLCLDHPLVQGVRVTVEKPGALRFARSVGVSIRRSKSPP, from the coding sequence ATGGATTCAGACCAGATCCTCATCCGCGACCTTCAGGTGTCGTGCATCATCGGCATCCAGGAGTGGGAACGCCACACCCGCCAGGAGGTGCTGATCAATCTGGAACTCGACACCGATACCACCCAGGCCGGCCAAAGCGACCGGATCGACGATACCGTCAACTACAAAACCCTCACCAAGCAGATCATCGCCCACACGGAACATTCCGCCTGTTTTCTGGTGGAAGCCCTGGCGGAACAGATCAGCCGCCTGTGTCTGGACCATCCACTGGTTCAGGGGGTGAGGGTCACGGTGGAAAAACCGGGCGCCTTGCGCTTTGCCCGATCGGTGGGGGTTTCCATTCGACGCTCCAAATCCCCCCCGTGA
- a CDS encoding MFS transporter, giving the protein MATTPHPKVFQPIPMTIQPNLVVLALAQGLLTLNNVTLIAINGLQGLALARDKSLATLPVAAFVAGSALATLPASFFMQRHGRRAGFRLGAVLGLGGGLLALAGSIRQDFLLLCLGSLMSGFYNAFGQQYRFAAADAVHPEWQSRAISLTLAGGILGGVAGPELGKWTRDLLEPLFVASYGSLTLFTLLAWGVLGRLHPPPPTPSTTPKTPTGPFWPILTRPVYLVAVLAATTGYGVMNLLMSATPLVMQSCHLPFDDAAFVLEWHVLGMFVPSFFTGSLIHRFGVSRILLVGVALMFGCNAVALSGQSLSHFWWALLLLGVAWNFLYVGGSSLLITTCQPEEKAMAQGFNDLMIFSVQTMTALSSGMIANQSGWEGLNQGALPATGITALALLWLHRHQGNRNPHRKHGEPT; this is encoded by the coding sequence GTGGCCACCACCCCGCATCCGAAAGTGTTCCAACCCATCCCCATGACCATCCAACCCAACCTCGTGGTGCTGGCCCTGGCCCAGGGTCTGTTGACCCTCAACAATGTCACCCTCATCGCCATCAATGGTCTGCAAGGGCTGGCCCTGGCCCGCGACAAATCCCTGGCCACCCTGCCGGTGGCGGCGTTTGTCGCCGGGTCGGCCCTGGCCACCCTGCCGGCCTCGTTTTTCATGCAGCGACACGGGCGACGGGCGGGGTTCAGGCTGGGGGCGGTATTGGGCCTGGGTGGCGGATTGCTGGCGCTGGCCGGATCGATCCGTCAGGATTTTCTCCTGTTGTGTCTGGGCAGCCTGATGAGCGGTTTCTACAACGCCTTCGGACAGCAATACCGCTTCGCCGCCGCCGATGCCGTCCACCCGGAGTGGCAAAGCCGCGCCATCTCCCTGACTCTGGCCGGAGGCATTCTGGGAGGAGTCGCCGGACCGGAACTGGGCAAATGGACCCGGGATCTCCTGGAACCCCTGTTCGTGGCCTCCTACGGCTCCCTGACCCTGTTCACCCTGTTGGCCTGGGGCGTGCTGGGGCGTCTGCATCCTCCACCCCCCACGCCCTCCACCACACCCAAAACCCCAACCGGCCCCTTCTGGCCCATCCTGACCCGACCCGTTTATCTGGTGGCGGTGCTGGCCGCCACCACCGGCTACGGGGTGATGAATCTGCTGATGTCCGCCACCCCGCTGGTGATGCAATCCTGTCACCTGCCGTTCGACGATGCGGCCTTCGTGCTGGAATGGCATGTGCTGGGCATGTTTGTCCCCTCGTTTTTCACCGGCTCCCTGATTCACCGTTTCGGGGTATCCCGGATTCTGCTCGTCGGGGTGGCGCTGATGTTCGGCTGCAACGCCGTCGCCCTCTCCGGACAATCCCTGTCCCATTTCTGGTGGGCGCTGCTGCTGTTGGGCGTGGCCTGGAATTTTCTGTATGTGGGAGGGAGTTCCCTGTTGATCACAACCTGTCAACCCGAAGAAAAAGCCATGGCCCAAGGGTTCAATGACCTGATGATCTTCAGTGTCCAGACCATGACCGCCCTGTCTTCCGGAATGATCGCCAATCAAAGCGGATGGGAGGGCTTGAACCAGGGCGCCTTGCCTGCCACCGGCATCACCGCATTGGCCCTCCTCTGGCTGCACCGTCACCAGGGCAACCGAAATCCCCATCGGAAACATGGCGAACCGACATGA
- a CDS encoding DUF4351 domain-containing protein: MVTWAHLSARQTRKRPHERYLQKTRITRSLYRRGFSRQEVIDLFRFIDWVLRLPSEIDERFKIETMAFEEREEMPYITSVERSGREQGFREGVLFGEQRGIQLGEQRGIQLGEQRGIQLGEQRGEQRGEQRGERNRAVQTLLRLLTRRFGPLSGELDEKIRGAELPELELWTDRLLEVASVEAVFADS; encoded by the coding sequence GTGGTCACCTGGGCCCACTTGAGCGCCAGACAGACCCGCAAACGTCCGCACGAGCGATATCTGCAAAAGACCCGCATCACCCGGAGTCTGTATCGACGCGGTTTCAGCCGCCAGGAGGTGATCGACCTGTTCCGGTTTATCGATTGGGTGCTGCGTCTGCCCTCAGAGATTGATGAACGGTTTAAAATCGAAACCATGGCCTTCGAGGAGCGCGAGGAAATGCCTTACATCACGAGTGTGGAGCGGAGTGGAAGAGAGCAGGGGTTCCGGGAGGGGGTTTTGTTTGGCGAGCAAAGAGGGATCCAGCTTGGCGAGCAAAGAGGGATCCAGCTTGGCGAGCAGAGAGGGATCCAGCTTGGCGAGCAGAGGGGCGAGCAGAGAGGGGAACAACGCGGTGAACGGAACCGGGCCGTGCAAACCCTGCTGCGTCTGTTGACCCGGCGGTTCGGACCGTTGTCCGGGGAGCTGGATGAAAAAATTCGGGGTGCGGAGCTGCCGGAGCTGGAGCTTTGGACCGACCGGCTGTTGGAGGTCGCTTCGGTGGAGGCGGTGTTCGCGGACTCCTGA
- a CDS encoding DUF3369 domain-containing protein codes for MPIPPRPSDLLFPTPRTDPLAPLSPRVPIHPDGAWKIMVIDDDPDLHPLTRLVLKDLVFDGRPMSFIHGYSGADARQLLQQHPDTAVILLDVVMESDREGLEVVRYIRQTLNNPWLRIILRTGQPGLAPEAEVIAAYDINDYKDKVNLSHQGLITAVTAGLRTFKLLNTIDSTRQGLRRIIAASRNLYEFHSVSQLAQSILTQFGQLLNPEPTAPTPDAFAAAVKHGMIRIHAASGVYAGLLGQAVDEVLSSSVVGLTWRALREQTHQFTDHEFIGYFHARNGMENLIYLDAHRRLNEVDIDLIDVFSANIATAFEQLLLHREIVKTQKDVTFTLGEVIETRSGEAGQHVRRVAENSRLLAQLAGLSHDACELLRMASPMHDLGKIGIPDAILNKAGPLTDEEWAIMRSHTQIGQQVLGTTDQEIIQTGALICAQHHEKWDGTGYPHRLAGEQIHIFARITSLIDVFDALTHKRTYKPAWSVEKALEQIRKDRGTHFDPRLVDLFLENVQHFLEIQQAFE; via the coding sequence ATGCCCATTCCACCCCGCCCATCGGATCTGCTGTTTCCGACCCCCCGGACCGATCCCCTTGCGCCCCTTTCGCCCCGAGTCCCGATTCATCCGGACGGGGCCTGGAAAATCATGGTGATCGACGACGATCCGGATCTGCATCCCCTGACCCGTCTGGTACTCAAGGATCTGGTGTTCGATGGACGGCCCATGAGTTTCATCCACGGCTACTCCGGCGCAGACGCCCGGCAACTGCTGCAACAACATCCGGATACCGCGGTGATTCTGCTCGACGTGGTGATGGAAAGCGATCGGGAAGGGCTGGAGGTGGTCCGTTACATCCGCCAAACCTTGAACAATCCCTGGTTGCGGATCATTCTGCGCACCGGTCAACCCGGCCTCGCCCCGGAAGCCGAAGTGATCGCCGCGTATGACATCAACGATTACAAGGACAAGGTCAATTTAAGCCATCAAGGTCTGATCACCGCCGTCACCGCCGGACTGCGCACCTTCAAGCTGCTGAACACCATCGACTCCACCCGCCAAGGACTGCGCCGTATCATCGCCGCATCCCGGAATCTGTATGAATTTCATTCGGTCAGCCAATTGGCCCAGTCGATTCTCACCCAGTTCGGACAACTGCTCAATCCGGAACCCACCGCCCCCACTCCCGACGCCTTCGCCGCCGCCGTGAAACATGGCATGATCCGGATTCACGCCGCCTCGGGGGTATACGCCGGACTCTTGGGACAGGCGGTGGACGAGGTACTCTCCTCGTCGGTGGTGGGGCTGACATGGCGGGCCTTGCGGGAACAAACCCACCAGTTCACGGATCACGAATTCATCGGCTATTTCCACGCCCGCAACGGCATGGAAAACCTGATCTATCTGGATGCCCACCGCCGCTTGAACGAGGTGGATATCGACCTGATCGATGTCTTCAGCGCCAACATCGCCACCGCCTTCGAGCAGTTGCTGCTCCATCGGGAGATCGTCAAGACCCAAAAAGATGTGACCTTCACCCTGGGGGAGGTGATCGAAACCCGATCCGGGGAGGCGGGTCAACATGTGCGGCGCGTGGCGGAGAATTCACGCCTGCTGGCCCAACTGGCGGGACTCTCCCACGACGCATGCGAACTGTTGCGCATGGCCTCGCCCATGCACGATCTGGGGAAAATCGGCATTCCGGACGCCATTCTCAACAAGGCCGGACCCTTGACGGATGAAGAGTGGGCCATCATGCGTTCCCACACACAGATCGGTCAGCAGGTGCTCGGAACCACGGATCAGGAGATCATTCAAACCGGCGCCCTCATCTGCGCCCAGCACCACGAAAAATGGGACGGCACCGGCTATCCCCATCGATTGGCCGGAGAACAGATCCACATCTTCGCCCGGATCACCTCCTTGATCGACGTGTTCGACGCCCTGACCCACAAACGCACCTACAAACCCGCCTGGAGCGTGGAAAAAGCCCTGGAACAGATCCGAAAGGATCGGGGCACCCACTTCGATCCCCGACTGGTGGATCTGTTCTTGGAAAACGTCCAGCATTTCCTGGAGATTCAACAGGCCTTCGAGTGA